The DNA sequence CTACAGCTACCTCGACCACCTCGACCGGCTCGTCGTCGCCGACGGCTCCGGCGATCTGCTGCGGATCGCGCACACCCGGGACGCCGAGGGCCGGTGGCAGCTGAGGATCGTGGAGCGGACGCCGTTCGGCGCGGCGCTGGCGGAGGGGGACTCGGTGGTCGGCCTGGCGCCCGACTGGCAGGGCCGGGTGTGGTTCGCCACCGCGCTGGGGGTCGTCGGCACGGTGGACACCGCCACGGGCGCCGTCCGCCACGGGGCGCTCGGCGAGGGCGTCGCCAACAGCATCTCCACGGCGCCCGGCGGTACCGCCGTCGCCACCGACCATGCCCTGTACCTGCTGACCGCCGGCGCCGACGGCGCCCCGCGCACCGAGTGGCGCCGCGCGTACGACCAGGGCCCGTCCCGCAAGCCCGGCCGGCTCAGCCGGGGCACCGGGGCGACGCCCACCTTCTTCGGCCCCCGCACCGGGGCCGAGTACCTGGCGATCACCGACAACGCGGCGTCGCAGGAGAAGCTGATCGTGCTGACCGCCGACGGCGGCCGCACCATCTGCGAGCTGCCGGTCCTCGCCGCGGACGGCAGCGGCACCGAGAACTCGCCCGTCGGCCACGGCAACAGCGTCTACGTCGCCGACACCTACGGCTATCCCTACCCCGCCGTCCCCGAGGGCGCCGGCGACGCCGTCCCGGCCACGGCGCCGTTCCGGGGCGGTGTCACCCGGGTCGACATCGAGGCGGACGGCGAGGGGTGCGCGGTCAAGTGGACCAGCGCCGTGCGCTCGGCCGCCGTGCCCAAGCTCTCCGTCGCCGACGGAAGGCTCTACACCGTGGAGCGGACCGGGGTGATCGATCCCACCCGGACGGGCATCCTCGACCGGTTCGACGCCGTGTCCCTGGACAGTGCCACGGGCCGGGTCACGGGCCGTCACCACCTGGGCACGGGCTTCCTCTTCGACACGCTCCAGATGGCGGGCAACGTCACCGCCCCGGGCGTGCTCTGGCAGGGCACGGTCACGGGGGTCCTGCGGATCGCGCCGAAGACCTCCTGAGCCCTCCCGTGCCGTCCCGGTGGCGGCACGGACACCGGCGCGCGGCGGCGCGTCCGGTCCGTGGAACGGCTCCGCGGACCGGACGCGCCGCCGCGCGCGAGGCCGGGGGCGCGGTGATCACCGCGCCCCTGGCCCACTCCTTCGGGGGACCGGGCGTGATGTCCGGGACCCCCTCGGGTGCGATGTGCGTCTCATCTCAGCGGCACCAGCACATGGACGGCCTTCCCGCCGGGCACGGAGACGATGGTGACATCCTTGCTGAGACGGCGTACGACACGCAGCCCGAACCCTCCGGGACTCATGTCCCCCGGCGCGGCGTGGCGCGTGGTGGGCCAGTCGTGGCTGCGGTCGCCGACCGTGATCCACAGACCCTCCTCCGACACGGTCGCCGTGAAGGTGCTCACGCCTCCGCCGTGCCGGATGGCGTTCGTCACGAGCTCCGATGTCACCAGCAGCGCGTCGGCGACGACCACGTCCTCGTCGTGGCCCGGCCGCTGCCGGCAGAACTCCTCGTCCAGTAGCCGCCGCACCTCGTCACGCGCGGCGGCCGCCGTGACGTCCCGTGCACCCGCGAGGAGTTCGGAGCGGACCGAAGCCGTTTCGTCCGTGGTCATGGGCACAACCCCCTGTCTCGACCTGAGTCCGTATGGTGTTCGTCTGTCCACGGAGGGGGCTTTGCACACGTAACGAACCTGTCGGATCACGTTCCGGATCGGTGAAGACGCCGCCGGAGGGGCCGACGCCCGGGGCTGCTGAGACAGTTGCCGGGCGGCTACTATTCGGGCTGGTCCCGGGTTCGCCCGGGCACCACACCATGCAGTCGTGGAGAGGCGATGATGAGTTCCACCGAGTCCGCCGTACGGGATCGTCTGGCAGAAGTACTGGCACGACGGGGCACCGAGATCGCCGACCGGTGGGTGCAGCTCCAGCTCGACCGCGCCGATCCCGGCGCCCGGTCCGTCCCCGAGGCCGATCTGCGCGAGGAGGGCGACGCCCTCGTCGCCGCCCTGCCCGCCGCCATGGAACGCCCGGCACCGGCCGGCCACGGGCTCGGCGGACACCCCGAACTCCGCGACACCGTCGTGGACATGTCGCTGCGCAGGGCCAGGGCCGGAGCCGTGCCGTCGGCCACCTCGCAGGCCGTCCTCGGGCTCAAGGAAGCCCTGCTGGAGGCCGTCCGGCACGAGACGTTCGGGCCCGAGGAGATGTTCCACGCGGCCCTGCTCCTCAACGGGCTGCTCGACGCCGCGGCCGCGCTCTGCTTCGAGACCTACGCCGAGGGCCGCGAGGAGATCATCCGCCGCCAGTCCCGGCAGCTCCTGGAGGCGTCCACGCCCGTGGTGCAGCTGTGGCAGGACGTCCTCGCCGTCCCGCTCATCGGCAACCTGGACACCGCCCGCAGCCAGATCGTCATGGAGCACCTCCTGGAGGCCATCCAGCGGCACGGGGCGCTCGTCGCGATCATCGACATCACCGGGGTCCCGATGGTGGACACCTCCGTCGCGCAGCACCTGATGCAGACGGTGAAGGCGGTGCGCCTGATGGGGGCCGAGTGCGTCGTCAGCGGCATCCGCCCGGCGATCGCCCAGACCATCGTCCAGCTCGGCATCGATCTCTCGGACATCCTCACCCGGGCCTCCCTCGCGGACGCCCTGGCAACCGCCGTCCGGCTCACCGGGCAGGAGTCCGTCCAGGAGTCGGTTGCCGCGGCGGACGGCGTGCGGAGCGTGCGATGAGCTTTCCCGACGTCGGCCGTGTGCCGATCCTCACCCTGGGGGACACCCTGGTCACCGGGCTACTCAGCGAGCTCGACGACACCTCCGCCATGGCCCTGGCCGAGGAACTGACGGCCCGAATCGCGTCCGACGGCGCCCGCGGCGTGCTGATCGACATCTCCCGGGTGCAGGTCATCGACTCCTTCGTGGCCCGCGCCCTGATGGAACTCAGCACCATGGCGCAGCTCCTCGGCGCCCGGGTGATCGTCGCCGGGATGAGCCCGCCGGTGGCCGTGACGCTGGTGGAGCTGGGCATCGAACTCACCGGCGTCGAGACGGCACTCGACGCCGAACGCGGCATGGCGGCCCTCGGCTGGACGCAGAGCTCCGCCGCGTCCGTGCCACCCCGGCCGCGCGCCGTGGAGGGGGCGGCCGGATGATGCGGTCCGACGAGACGGGCCACGGCGCCCGCGGAGCGAACCGGGCCGGGCCGGGGGCCGCGACGGCCGGCGCGCCCGCACTCGGCGCCCAGCGCGGGCCCCTCGCCGACGGCGGCCCCGCGGGTGCCGCCGACACGTCCGCCGAGTGCCCGGTCCGCACCGAGGAGGACCTGCTGACAGCCCGTCACGCCGTGCGCGCCGCCACCCAGCGGCTCGGGTTCAGCCTCGTGGACCAGACCAGGGTCGTCACGGCGGCCAGCGAACTCGCCCGCAACGCCTTCGTCCACGGCGGCGGCGGAATGCTGCACATCGAACCGCTGCGGCGCGGCGGGGGAGCGGGGCTGCGCCTCACCGTCCGCGACGACGGCCCGGGCATCGCCGACCTCGAAGGCGCCCTCACCGACGGCTTCACCACCGGCGGCGGACTCGGGCACGGCCTCGGCGGAGCACGCCGGCTGATGCACGAGTTCGACGTGCGCAGCACACCGGGCGAGGGCACCACCGTGACCGCGGTGCGGTGGACCGACCGGTGACCGCCGCCGAGCCGCTCCCCACCGCCCAGGTGCGCATCGACCACGAGAGCGCCGTGCACCTGGCCGCCACCGTCGCCCGTGACACGGCGCTGCGGTGCGGCCTGGAGGGGGCGCGTCCGGACAGTGCGGCGGCCGTGGCGAGCGAACTGGCGAGCAACCTCCACAAGCACGCCAGGGACGGCGCCGTCTACGTCCAGCCGCTGACCCTCGGTCAGGGGCTGGAGATCGTCGCCGTCGACCGCGGGCCCGGGATGGCCGACCTGCGACAGTGCCTCGCGGACGGCTACACCACGACCGGCACGCTCGGCACCGGCCTCGGCGCCGTGCGCCGGGTCGCCGACGACTTCGTCATCCGCAGCCGCACCGGCTACGGCACGGCCGCGTCGGCCCGCATCGCGGCCACCGCCCGCGCGGCGGGGACGGAGGCGGCCGGCACCGGGGCAGTGTGCCTGCCCGCCGACGGCGAGACCGAGTGCGGCGACGCCTGCGCCGTGCGCGACACCGACAGCGGCCGCACCGCCGTCGTCGTGGACGGACTCGGGCACGGCGAGCCCGCCGCCCGCGCGGCCCGCACCGCGCTGCGCGCCTTCGACTCCGCCTGCGCCGCGCCGCTGCCCGACATCATGCGGACGCTCCACCGCGCGCTGCGCCACACCCGGGGCGCGGCGGTGGGGCTGCTGCGCCTGCTGCCCGGCCGCGCCGAGTACTGCGGCGTCGGCAACATCCGCATGTGCCTGCTGTCCGCCGACGCCCCGCGACAGCGCATGGAGAGCCGCCCCGGCGTCGTCGGCTGGAACCTGCCCACCCCCCAGGTGCGCAGCGCCCCCGTCGAGGCCGGCCAGCTCGTCGTCGTGCACTCGGACGGCATCGAGTCCCGGTGGGCGCACTCCCCGCCGCCGGCCCTGCTCAGCCTTCCCGCCGAACTCCTGCCCGCCGCGCTCGCCCACCGCCACCGAAGGTCACGGGACGACGCCACGGCCCTGACCCTCACGGTGCCGCGATGACCGAACACACCAGCCGGCGACGTCCGCTGGAGAGCCTCGCCGCCGTGCGCCGCGCGGTGCGCTCCATCGCCGTCCGGCACGGCCTGCCGGTGGAGACCCGCGCACGGCTCACCGCCGCCGTCGCCGAGGTGGCCCGCCAGGACCTCGAACGCGGGCGTCCGGTCGGCGTCACCGCGCGGCGCGGCCCCGAGGACGGCCCCGCCGCCGGCATCCTGACCGTCGCGCTGAGCACCGCCCCGCCGGCCGACACGGGCGCCCTGGCGCTGCTGCCCGCGCCCGCGGCGTCCGGCGCGCGCCGGACCGAGTGGCGGCTCGCCCTCCCGTCGCCCCGCCCCGCCGGGGACCGGGCGGCCGTGCACCCCGCCGGCTGCGAGGAGGCGGCGGAGGAGGAACTGGCCCTGCTCCTGGCCGGGACGGACTCCCTGGCCGCGGACCACCAGCGCCTCAAGAGCGAGCTCGACGAGACCAACAGCGGCGTGCTCGCCCTCTACGTCCAGCTCGAGGAGCGCGACGAACGGCTGCGCCGGGCCCACGGCCAGATGCTGCGCGAACTGGAGGACGCCCTGCGACCCCCGCCGCTCAGCGTGCCCGGCCTCGACCTCGCCGTGCACTACGCGCCCGCGGACACCGACGCCCCCACCGGCGGCGACCTCTACGACTGGTTCGTGCTGCCCGACGGCAGCGTCCACATCACCGTGGTGGACGCCCTCGGCCACGGCGTGGGCAGCACCCGCGCCGCGCTCGACGTCACCCACGCCGTCCGGACGCTCGCCCTGGACGGCTACCCGCTGAAGACGATCGTCGGACGCGCGAGCGAGGTACTCAACGGCATCGACCCCGAGCTGATGGCCACCCTCCTGCTGGTCCGGATCGACACCGCCGGCGGGGAGCTGCTGCTCGCCAACGGCAGCCATCCGCCCGCGCTGGTGGTGCGGGCCGGCGGTGCGACCGAGTACCTGGACGTGACCGGCCGCGGCGTCGGCTACCCGCAACCCGGCAGCGACCACGTCCTGCGCACCCGCTTCGACGCCGGCGACCTGCTGGTCCTCTACACCGACGGGCTGACCGAGAGCCGCCGGGACCCGCTGGAGGGCGAACGCCGCCTGGCGGCGTCGGCGGCGCGCCACGCGGGCCGCCCGGTCGACGAGATCCCCGGCGCCATCGCCGGGGACATGCACACCCTGGTCCTCCATCCGGACGACACCCTGGCCCTCACGCTGCGCAGGCGGCAGGACGGCTGGTAACCGCACCCCCCGGCTGCCCCACCGGCCGGATCAGGACGAAGAGACGATCCAATACACCGCCCGCCCCCACGACCATGGCCGGGCGGCACACACGGGCGATCGCCGGGACCCCCGGCGCCGAGAGAAACTGGACGACGTGGACAGATCTGCCGCTTTCGAGCGGGAACTGCGCGGTGCCGCACCGCATGCGCTGCTGGACGTGGTCACCGCCGAGCTGACCGAGCGGTACGGGGCCGAGAAGGTCGAGCTGCGCATGGCGGACTACGCCATGCGCTCGCTCCAGGCCGTCGGCGACCAGCCGGGCAGCGGCGAGCCGGTCGCCGTGCACGGCACCCCCCAGGGCCGCGCGTTCGGCGCCCAGGAGCCGGCCCTCACCCGGGACGGGGGACACGTCGACGTCCATCTGCCCGTCACCATCCGCGGCGACCGCCTCGGCGTGCTCTCCGTGCGCCTGCCCGACGACCACAACTCCCAGGAGCTGGTGCCCGAGCTCGAATACGTCTGCCAGGCCCTCGGGCACGAGATCCTGGTCGCCGAGCGCGACACCGACCTCTACATCCTCGCCCGCCGCGCGGCCCGGCTGACCCTCGCCGCGGAGATGCAGTGGCAGCTCCTGCCGGGACGCTCCTGCGAGCGCACCGAGTTCGCGCTCGGCGCCCACCTGGAGCCGGCGTACGCGATCTTCGGCGACAGCTACGACTGGTCGGTGTCCGCCGACCACCTCACGCTCGCGATCGCCAACGGGATGGGGGAGGGCATCGAGGCCGCCCTGCTGAGCAACCTCGCGATCAACGCGCTGCGCAACGCGCGTCGCGCCGGTCTCGGACTCGCCGACCAGGCCACCCTGGCCGACCAGGCGGTCTACTCCCACTACCAGGGGCGTGCGCACGTCTCGGTGCTGCTGCTGCGCTTCGACTGCCGCACCGGCGAGGTCGAGGCGGTCGACGCCGGCTCCCCGCGCATGTGGCGCCTGCGGGACCGCGCCGTCGAGGCCGTCCCCTTCGACCACCAGCTCCCGCTGGGCATGTTCGAGGACAGCGTCTACACCACCCAGAGCTTCACGGTGCGGCCCGGCGACCGGCTGCTCTTCGGCAGCGACGGGGTGTACGACGCCGCGTCCCCGGGCGGGGAGCCGTACGGCGACCGGGCGCTGGCCCGCTCGCTCCTCGGCACCACGCTGCTTCCCCCGGCCCAGGTGCCGCACGCCGTGCTGCGGGAACTCGCGGGCTACCACGGGGAGTCGCCGCTGGACGACGACGCCCTGGTGATCTGTCTCGACTGGTACGGGCGCCCCGGGACCGGGGACGCGCCCGGGGCGGCGGTGGCGCCCGGGAGCTGAGCCCGCGGGGCGGCGGGGGCGGCCGTCAAGGGGCGCCCCCGCCCGGTTCAGGCCGAGCGGGCGTC is a window from the Streptomyces zhihengii genome containing:
- a CDS encoding PP2C family protein-serine/threonine phosphatase, with amino-acid sequence MTEHTSRRRPLESLAAVRRAVRSIAVRHGLPVETRARLTAAVAEVARQDLERGRPVGVTARRGPEDGPAAGILTVALSTAPPADTGALALLPAPAASGARRTEWRLALPSPRPAGDRAAVHPAGCEEAAEEELALLLAGTDSLAADHQRLKSELDETNSGVLALYVQLEERDERLRRAHGQMLRELEDALRPPPLSVPGLDLAVHYAPADTDAPTGGDLYDWFVLPDGSVHITVVDALGHGVGSTRAALDVTHAVRTLALDGYPLKTIVGRASEVLNGIDPELMATLLLVRIDTAGGELLLANGSHPPALVVRAGGATEYLDVTGRGVGYPQPGSDHVLRTRFDAGDLLVLYTDGLTESRRDPLEGERRLAASAARHAGRPVDEIPGAIAGDMHTLVLHPDDTLALTLRRRQDGW
- a CDS encoding SpoIIE family protein phosphatase, whose amino-acid sequence is MTAAEPLPTAQVRIDHESAVHLAATVARDTALRCGLEGARPDSAAAVASELASNLHKHARDGAVYVQPLTLGQGLEIVAVDRGPGMADLRQCLADGYTTTGTLGTGLGAVRRVADDFVIRSRTGYGTAASARIAATARAAGTEAAGTGAVCLPADGETECGDACAVRDTDSGRTAVVVDGLGHGEPAARAARTALRAFDSACAAPLPDIMRTLHRALRHTRGAAVGLLRLLPGRAEYCGVGNIRMCLLSADAPRQRMESRPGVVGWNLPTPQVRSAPVEAGQLVVVHSDGIESRWAHSPPPALLSLPAELLPAALAHRHRRSRDDATALTLTVPR
- a CDS encoding ATP-binding protein, whose amino-acid sequence is MTTDETASVRSELLAGARDVTAAAARDEVRRLLDEEFCRQRPGHDEDVVVADALLVTSELVTNAIRHGGGVSTFTATVSEEGLWITVGDRSHDWPTTRHAAPGDMSPGGFGLRVVRRLSKDVTIVSVPGGKAVHVLVPLR
- a CDS encoding PP2C family protein-serine/threonine phosphatase encodes the protein MDRSAAFERELRGAAPHALLDVVTAELTERYGAEKVELRMADYAMRSLQAVGDQPGSGEPVAVHGTPQGRAFGAQEPALTRDGGHVDVHLPVTIRGDRLGVLSVRLPDDHNSQELVPELEYVCQALGHEILVAERDTDLYILARRAARLTLAAEMQWQLLPGRSCERTEFALGAHLEPAYAIFGDSYDWSVSADHLTLAIANGMGEGIEAALLSNLAINALRNARRAGLGLADQATLADQAVYSHYQGRAHVSVLLLRFDCRTGEVEAVDAGSPRMWRLRDRAVEAVPFDHQLPLGMFEDSVYTTQSFTVRPGDRLLFGSDGVYDAASPGGEPYGDRALARSLLGTTLLPPAQVPHAVLRELAGYHGESPLDDDALVICLDWYGRPGTGDAPGAAVAPGS
- a CDS encoding ATP-binding protein produces the protein MMRSDETGHGARGANRAGPGAATAGAPALGAQRGPLADGGPAGAADTSAECPVRTEEDLLTARHAVRAATQRLGFSLVDQTRVVTAASELARNAFVHGGGGMLHIEPLRRGGGAGLRLTVRDDGPGIADLEGALTDGFTTGGGLGHGLGGARRLMHEFDVRSTPGEGTTVTAVRWTDR
- a CDS encoding STAS domain-containing protein, producing the protein MSFPDVGRVPILTLGDTLVTGLLSELDDTSAMALAEELTARIASDGARGVLIDISRVQVIDSFVARALMELSTMAQLLGARVIVAGMSPPVAVTLVELGIELTGVETALDAERGMAALGWTQSSAASVPPRPRAVEGAAG
- a CDS encoding STAS domain-containing protein — translated: MSSTESAVRDRLAEVLARRGTEIADRWVQLQLDRADPGARSVPEADLREEGDALVAALPAAMERPAPAGHGLGGHPELRDTVVDMSLRRARAGAVPSATSQAVLGLKEALLEAVRHETFGPEEMFHAALLLNGLLDAAAALCFETYAEGREEIIRRQSRQLLEASTPVVQLWQDVLAVPLIGNLDTARSQIVMEHLLEAIQRHGALVAIIDITGVPMVDTSVAQHLMQTVKAVRLMGAECVVSGIRPAIAQTIVQLGIDLSDILTRASLADALATAVRLTGQESVQESVAAADGVRSVR